A genomic region of Catalinimonas niigatensis contains the following coding sequences:
- a CDS encoding FKBP-type peptidyl-prolyl cis-trans isomerase, which produces MKLSIANILSMIALAAITTLSACNQGNGSYETTESGLQYMYIEKGEGASPQMGEIMLIHMTYQTEDDSLLFSTEKQGGPVPIMIDSSAQGQIYEGFSMLKEGDSVAFKIGAEEVFVNTFNAPIPDFIDSLSSIVFNIGVEDVMSEEDFRAYQMEMMQKEQESMLTQQAEQMSTDSTKIEQYLEENNIEAQATESGLRYVIEQQGSGVQPTPGDTVYVHYTGKLLDGTEFDSSRGRGEPLAFPIGQRMVIAGWDEGIALLKEGGKGTLYIPSPLAYGPQARGEVIRENSILVFDVELVDVKQASN; this is translated from the coding sequence ATGAAATTAAGCATAGCTAACATTTTAAGCATGATTGCTCTGGCAGCCATCACCACCTTATCGGCCTGCAATCAGGGTAACGGCTCTTATGAGACTACGGAGTCAGGCTTACAGTATATGTATATTGAAAAAGGAGAGGGAGCAAGCCCTCAAATGGGTGAAATCATGCTGATCCATATGACCTACCAGACTGAAGACGATTCTTTACTTTTCAGTACCGAGAAGCAAGGAGGGCCGGTACCTATCATGATAGATTCTTCTGCGCAAGGACAAATCTACGAAGGGTTCAGTATGTTGAAAGAAGGTGATAGTGTTGCCTTCAAGATTGGTGCTGAAGAAGTATTTGTCAATACATTTAATGCGCCCATTCCGGACTTTATTGACTCACTTAGCAGTATCGTTTTTAATATAGGTGTAGAAGATGTGATGTCTGAAGAAGATTTCCGTGCTTACCAGATGGAAATGATGCAGAAAGAGCAGGAATCTATGCTGACACAACAAGCCGAGCAGATGTCCACTGATAGTACCAAGATTGAGCAGTACCTGGAAGAAAATAATATTGAGGCACAGGCCACAGAATCAGGCCTGCGCTATGTGATTGAGCAGCAGGGTTCAGGTGTACAGCCTACCCCCGGAGATACTGTATATGTACATTATACCGGAAAATTACTGGATGGAACGGAGTTTGATTCTTCTCGTGGCAGAGGAGAACCTCTAGCGTTTCCTATTGGACAACGCATGGTGATTGCGGGTTGGGATGAAGGCATTGCTCTTTTGAAAGAGGGAGGAAAAGGAACTTTGTATATTCCCTCACCCTTAGCCTATGGCCCACAAGCCCGAGGAGAGGTGATTAGAGAAAATTCTATACTGGTATTTGATGTAGAACTGGTAGATGTAAAGCAGGCATCTAACTAA
- a CDS encoding FKBP-type peptidyl-prolyl cis-trans isomerase — MTQLSHKFPGIIFLAILAIVFVGCENNDEDPNAELQARLDAQKIEIEDYLAENNINTDEVNGYYLETITENPDGRAPATNNVVAIYYELSTLDGQLIEKLEEAAGDAPAKFLFNQQQIILPIALSDIISNMHKGEEVRAYLPFSIAYQGLSLGNTLSAYSAIIMKVKLAEVLSEAEQRLAEDAQIKAYLAENGLQNADSLARGVYYIETAAGSEPEVESTSRVGLRYKGTFLDGTEFDSNMDTGDPIFTLTLGQNPQQAIPGFETAVGEMSLNEEGTTLIPSHEAYGTSLFAAPYELMEDLVNQGYGRPAYIAIKPYSILRFDLEVEGIN, encoded by the coding sequence ATGACACAACTATCCCATAAGTTCCCTGGTATTATTTTCTTAGCCATACTAGCCATCGTTTTTGTAGGCTGTGAGAATAATGATGAAGATCCCAATGCCGAACTACAGGCCCGTTTGGATGCCCAAAAAATAGAAATAGAAGATTATCTGGCAGAAAACAACATCAATACAGATGAAGTGAATGGCTACTACCTGGAAACAATTACAGAAAATCCCGATGGCCGTGCACCTGCTACCAACAATGTGGTAGCCATCTACTATGAATTGTCTACTTTGGATGGTCAACTGATTGAAAAGCTTGAAGAAGCAGCGGGAGATGCTCCAGCAAAGTTCCTTTTTAATCAACAACAGATCATACTGCCTATTGCATTATCGGATATCATCTCCAACATGCATAAAGGCGAAGAGGTCCGTGCTTATTTACCTTTTAGTATTGCCTATCAAGGATTAAGCTTGGGAAATACATTGTCTGCTTATAGTGCGATCATCATGAAAGTAAAGCTGGCAGAAGTATTGAGTGAAGCAGAGCAGAGGCTGGCGGAAGATGCGCAGATCAAAGCCTATCTGGCAGAAAACGGCTTGCAAAATGCCGATAGCTTGGCAAGAGGAGTATACTATATAGAGACTGCAGCAGGCAGTGAACCTGAGGTAGAAAGTACCAGTAGGGTGGGTCTACGCTATAAAGGAACGTTCTTGGATGGGACAGAATTTGACAGTAATATGGATACCGGTGATCCGATTTTCACATTGACTTTGGGGCAAAATCCACAGCAGGCAATTCCCGGGTTTGAGACTGCCGTTGGTGAAATGAGCCTGAACGAAGAAGGAACTACCCTCATCCCTTCTCATGAAGCTTATGGTACTAGTTTATTTGCGGCACCTTATGAACTGATGGAAGACCTCGTCAACCAAGGATATGGTCGACCTGCCTATATTGCCATTAAACCTTATTCTATCCTTAGGTTTGATCTGGAAGTAGAAGGAATTAACTAA
- a CDS encoding non-canonical purine NTP diphosphatase: MKICFATNNPNKLKEIRQLLGDQFDIQSLEDIGCREELPENQQTLESNSEEKARYVYDHYQVDCFADDTGLEVSALDGAPGVYSARYAGPQRKSEDNIQRLLEALKGKEDRTAQFRTLITLILSGQVHQFEGIVKGKIITDQVGTAGFGYDPVFKPEGHAQTFAEMDMETKNKISHRGRAVQKLVEFLKKRS, translated from the coding sequence ATGAAAATCTGTTTTGCCACCAATAATCCTAATAAGCTTAAAGAAATCCGTCAACTTCTGGGAGATCAATTTGACATACAAAGCCTGGAAGACATTGGTTGCAGAGAGGAGTTACCTGAAAACCAGCAAACTTTGGAGAGTAATTCCGAAGAAAAAGCCCGCTACGTGTATGATCATTATCAGGTAGACTGCTTTGCGGATGATACCGGGCTGGAAGTTAGTGCCTTAGATGGAGCACCCGGAGTGTATTCAGCACGCTATGCCGGACCACAAAGAAAAAGCGAAGATAACATTCAGCGTTTGCTGGAAGCGTTGAAAGGCAAAGAAGATCGTACAGCTCAGTTTCGCACCCTGATCACCTTAATCTTGAGCGGACAAGTCCATCAGTTTGAAGGCATTGTAAAAGGCAAAATTATCACAGATCAAGTGGGTACAGCAGGTTTTGGCTATGATCCGGTGTTTAAGCCTGAGGGCCACGCGCAGACATTTGCCGAAATGGATATGGAGACCAAAAATAAAATCAGCCATAGGGGAAGGGCAGTACAAAAACTGGTAGAATTTCTCAAGAAACGATCTTAA
- a CDS encoding potassium channel family protein yields MNNRFAVIGLGQFGMSIALTLADRGAEVIAIDNDIDKIEQIKEDVALAVALDSTDAKALKAQNVQEVDAAVVAIGEDFESLMLTAVILQELEVKRIIARAANKQQRTILEKLGIKEILSPEDTVGRSVAETLLQPSMRSFLALPDEYEIVEIDTPKRIINQTVADIGLRQAYDLNLITVKRTFTEVQEGKPTEITHIIGVPRPDTVLQNTDKMIILGKTQDIKRFIECSQ; encoded by the coding sequence ATGAACAACCGCTTTGCAGTTATTGGACTTGGCCAGTTTGGTATGTCAATCGCGCTTACTTTGGCAGACCGGGGTGCGGAAGTCATTGCTATTGACAATGACATAGACAAGATAGAGCAAATTAAAGAAGATGTTGCCCTTGCGGTGGCCCTGGACTCTACCGACGCCAAAGCCCTCAAAGCTCAAAATGTGCAGGAAGTAGATGCAGCAGTAGTGGCGATAGGTGAAGATTTTGAGAGCCTGATGCTTACGGCTGTAATCCTGCAGGAACTGGAAGTGAAACGTATTATCGCCCGTGCTGCTAATAAGCAACAGCGCACGATATTAGAAAAATTAGGTATCAAAGAAATTCTCTCACCGGAAGATACAGTAGGGAGAAGTGTGGCCGAGACGCTACTTCAACCTAGTATGCGTTCTTTTCTTGCTTTGCCAGATGAGTACGAAATTGTAGAAATTGACACTCCCAAACGTATTATCAATCAGACAGTAGCAGATATTGGTTTACGACAAGCTTATGATCTGAATTTAATTACAGTGAAAAGAACGTTTACGGAGGTACAGGAAGGAAAACCAACAGAGATTACCCATATCATTGGTGTACCCAGACCGGATACTGTTCTACAGAATACGGATAAAATGATCATTTTGGGCAAGACGCAGGATATCAAGCGCTTTATAGAGTGTAGCCAGTAG
- a CDS encoding uridine kinase family protein: MKTPYVVGISGGSGSGKTRVLSWLQGLLSPDTICLFSQDNYYRDGITSSLEEMRRFNFDDPDVIDVEAFAKDLSLLKKGLSIQRQEYHFNDFTRESSMLEYHPAPVIVVEGIFIFHYPEIREQLDLKVFVEVKEHLKFQRRIARDTSERGYLLEDILYKYTHHVAPAYEKYIEPYRHAADVIIPNNHSFEEECPPAIQVLGTYLKTKLI; this comes from the coding sequence ATGAAAACTCCTTATGTGGTAGGTATATCGGGCGGCAGTGGCTCAGGAAAAACAAGGGTGCTATCCTGGCTGCAGGGTTTGCTTTCTCCTGATACAATTTGCCTGTTTTCTCAGGACAATTATTACCGGGATGGAATTACCAGCTCTCTGGAGGAGATGCGCAGATTTAATTTTGATGATCCGGATGTAATAGATGTAGAGGCGTTTGCCAAAGACCTAAGCCTGCTGAAGAAGGGCCTATCCATTCAGCGTCAGGAGTATCATTTTAATGATTTTACCAGGGAAAGCAGCATGCTGGAATATCATCCTGCCCCGGTCATTGTGGTAGAGGGTATTTTTATCTTTCATTATCCTGAGATACGGGAACAACTGGATCTGAAAGTATTTGTAGAGGTAAAGGAACATCTTAAGTTCCAGCGGCGCATCGCTCGGGATACCAGCGAAAGAGGTTATTTGCTGGAAGATATTCTGTACAAATACACGCATCATGTGGCCCCTGCTTACGAAAAGTATATAGAGCCCTACCGCCATGCAGCGGATGTGATCATTCCTAATAACCACTCCTTTGAGGAGGAGTGCCCTCCTGCGATACAAGTGTTGGGAACTTATCTAAAAACAAAACTTATATGA
- a CDS encoding chemotaxis protein CheB yields the protein MGEQQENGHFFIVGVGVSSDRLPAISRLVASLPYNSLGFSVIIAPSCHTTHEGKLLSWVEKHSPWPVLEIQDDLKIEPEKIYIPPVGYQIRVKDRHLKLEECSQERLDIFSIDTFFESLAKEWKNFAIGILLSGTGNEGYKGAEAIKNHQGYVLAQNPDKIQEKITPSAFSPSGYFDKVLPIEQIGIELEQELSANEEHRHTFTKELETANEELNTANAELAYSKEQLQIKEKELSRIREDMELTRERFYLALENSSIILFHQDDQLRYTWIYNTYSKIPKEKIIGKNDLEINDLAGSEEDVLRLHQSKEEVLHTAHEVQIEIRIGGRWYDLKIKPIIKDEKVSGISGVGIDITDRKTSADIVERNQSILSNIINQGEDSVIAVSKEFRILAINENIKRDMFQRLHISLGLGDNLIEKLRDFPDQQKAVRGFFERTFRGEKVYLDTYLTTDKEGKKEHYYDGVFFPITDLQGEIIGGANIDREVTERILLEQQVQEITKRSANLIGDEFFKDLTDQLATLFHMGYVYVGVFQEDGKAIRTLAFRINGILVENFEYSLANTPCAVVANNNKSYHMEQVRKKFPYDEKLQRWSAESYVGIPIASPHTEKSIGVLVMMDQHPWKDTPYTDYLLTLQSIRAGAELERMSAEQRIKEKSLQLENISNNVPGVIYEIKQTKEGEPYYAYISEACESIFGITQEEFLKNAEGLLSLIHDEDKAAYLNERKRATAELDNFHFEGRVCIRSNEIKWVKLNSKALRKEDGTVSWYGFIDDITQIKEVEAALEEAKNEAEKAARAKEDFLATMSHEIRTPLNAIIGLSNLLLKKNPRPDQLENFKVLKFSSESLMSLVNDILDYSKMEAGKVEIEASHYNIRLLLQSIHQAHLLYAEERRNSLEIKIEDGVPEILKGDQVKLAQVLNNLVSNANKFTQAGIISLEVSLEKEEQEEVHLHFAVRDNGIGISPENIQKIFEKFTQADSSTVRHYGGTGLGLSITKALLEMQDSEIKVESEEGNGSVFYFILKQQKGVKQNMIQTGDNDRKVKALDGRERRIQILLVEDVAINRMVVQQYFEEWWELPADEATNGIEAIKMVQEKSYDIVLMDIRMPKMDGYEASEGIRKLGDKYKDMPIIALTADTTAEFNTDKRARYINDVITKPFSPQALYAMIVRYTSGKDEVQKTHFLHPIEREHDGKQENELLRLDFEKAEDPFREDADKVVRFYEMAIRSLLAYRENYMKALQEQDKKLISDAMHKAKVLIDMLGLNGFYEKMYRTRRKMEAGSPVAIIEEEGAEISKDIDLLLVGIQQRLDVVRQS from the coding sequence ATGGGTGAACAACAGGAAAATGGTCATTTTTTTATCGTAGGAGTAGGAGTTTCCTCCGATCGTTTACCAGCAATTTCCCGGCTAGTCGCCAGTCTGCCATACAATTCTTTAGGTTTTTCTGTGATCATTGCTCCGTCTTGTCATACTACTCATGAAGGAAAACTGCTAAGTTGGGTGGAAAAACATTCGCCATGGCCAGTACTGGAAATACAGGATGATCTTAAAATTGAACCTGAAAAAATATACATCCCTCCGGTGGGCTATCAGATCAGGGTAAAGGACAGGCATCTTAAACTAGAGGAGTGCAGCCAAGAGAGACTCGATATTTTTTCTATAGATACGTTTTTTGAATCATTGGCGAAAGAGTGGAAAAACTTTGCGATTGGTATTCTACTTTCGGGCACAGGCAATGAAGGTTATAAAGGAGCAGAGGCGATCAAAAACCATCAGGGTTATGTGTTGGCACAAAACCCTGACAAAATACAAGAAAAGATTACGCCCAGCGCTTTTAGTCCGTCCGGATATTTTGATAAAGTGTTGCCGATAGAACAAATAGGCATTGAGCTGGAGCAGGAACTCTCTGCTAACGAGGAACATCGGCATACTTTTACAAAAGAACTGGAAACCGCCAATGAGGAATTGAATACTGCTAACGCGGAACTGGCATATAGCAAGGAACAGCTTCAGATCAAGGAAAAAGAACTCTCCCGGATCAGAGAAGATATGGAACTCACGAGGGAGAGATTTTATCTCGCGCTGGAAAACTCAAGTATCATTCTTTTTCATCAGGATGATCAGCTACGCTACACTTGGATTTACAATACCTATTCTAAAATACCCAAAGAGAAAATCATTGGCAAAAATGATTTGGAGATCAACGACTTAGCTGGATCTGAAGAAGATGTGTTGAGATTACACCAGAGCAAAGAGGAGGTATTACATACTGCACACGAAGTACAGATAGAAATCAGGATAGGCGGCAGATGGTATGATCTTAAGATAAAGCCCATTATCAAAGATGAAAAAGTCAGTGGGATTAGCGGAGTGGGAATAGACATTACGGATCGGAAAACTTCTGCTGACATAGTAGAACGAAATCAAAGTATACTCAGTAATATCATTAATCAGGGTGAAGACAGTGTTATTGCAGTAAGCAAAGAATTTAGAATATTAGCGATCAACGAAAATATCAAACGAGATATGTTCCAACGCCTACATATTAGTTTAGGGTTGGGAGATAATCTGATAGAAAAGCTGCGGGATTTTCCCGATCAGCAAAAAGCGGTCCGTGGCTTTTTTGAAAGAACCTTCAGGGGAGAAAAAGTGTATCTGGATACCTATCTCACTACCGACAAGGAGGGAAAAAAAGAGCATTACTACGATGGCGTGTTTTTCCCCATCACTGATTTGCAGGGAGAAATCATAGGAGGAGCTAATATAGACCGCGAAGTTACGGAACGTATCCTTTTGGAACAGCAAGTGCAAGAAATCACAAAGCGAAGCGCTAACCTGATAGGAGATGAGTTCTTCAAAGACCTGACAGATCAGTTGGCTACCTTATTTCATATGGGTTATGTGTATGTAGGGGTATTTCAGGAAGATGGTAAGGCAATACGAACCCTGGCTTTTAGGATCAACGGAATTCTGGTAGAAAATTTTGAATACAGCCTGGCCAATACCCCATGTGCAGTGGTAGCCAACAATAATAAAAGTTACCATATGGAGCAGGTGCGCAAGAAATTTCCTTATGATGAGAAACTCCAGCGCTGGAGCGCAGAAAGTTATGTGGGCATCCCCATTGCCTCTCCCCATACCGAGAAGTCTATCGGTGTATTAGTGATGATGGACCAGCACCCCTGGAAAGATACTCCTTATACGGATTATCTGCTCACCTTGCAAAGCATCAGGGCCGGAGCAGAGTTGGAGCGTATGTCTGCAGAACAGAGAATCAAAGAAAAAAGTCTACAACTGGAAAATATCAGCAACAATGTACCAGGGGTGATTTATGAGATCAAACAAACCAAAGAAGGAGAGCCTTATTATGCATACATCAGTGAAGCCTGTGAAAGCATTTTTGGCATCACGCAGGAAGAGTTTCTGAAGAATGCAGAAGGTTTACTATCGCTCATTCATGATGAGGATAAGGCAGCCTATCTAAATGAACGAAAGCGAGCGACCGCTGAACTGGACAATTTTCATTTTGAAGGGCGGGTCTGTATCAGAAGTAATGAGATCAAATGGGTAAAACTAAATTCAAAAGCATTAAGAAAAGAAGATGGTACTGTAAGTTGGTATGGCTTCATAGATGATATCACGCAGATTAAGGAGGTAGAGGCTGCGTTAGAAGAAGCTAAAAATGAAGCTGAGAAAGCTGCCCGTGCCAAAGAAGACTTTCTGGCCACCATGAGCCATGAAATACGCACACCTCTCAATGCAATCATTGGGTTGAGTAATCTCCTGCTCAAAAAAAATCCCCGACCCGATCAGTTGGAAAACTTTAAAGTCCTCAAATTTTCTTCAGAAAGTCTGATGAGCCTGGTCAATGATATTCTGGATTACAGCAAAATGGAAGCAGGCAAAGTAGAGATAGAGGCATCTCACTACAACATAAGACTATTGCTACAGAGTATTCATCAGGCTCATCTGCTATATGCGGAAGAAAGAAGAAATTCACTGGAAATCAAAATAGAAGACGGTGTACCTGAAATCCTTAAGGGAGATCAGGTAAAGCTGGCCCAGGTGTTAAATAACCTGGTAAGTAATGCCAATAAGTTTACACAAGCGGGTATTATAAGCCTGGAAGTAAGCCTGGAAAAAGAAGAGCAGGAGGAGGTCCATTTGCACTTTGCAGTCAGAGATAATGGCATTGGCATCTCGCCGGAAAATATTCAAAAAATATTTGAAAAGTTTACCCAGGCAGACAGCTCAACCGTACGCCATTATGGAGGCACCGGATTAGGACTTTCTATCACCAAAGCTTTGCTGGAAATGCAAGACAGTGAAATTAAAGTGGAAAGTGAGGAGGGAAATGGGTCAGTATTTTATTTTATTCTAAAACAGCAAAAGGGAGTAAAGCAGAATATGATACAAACAGGCGATAATGATAGAAAAGTGAAAGCTCTTGATGGAAGAGAGAGACGTATACAGATATTATTGGTAGAAGATGTAGCGATCAACCGCATGGTCGTTCAGCAGTATTTTGAAGAATGGTGGGAACTTCCTGCTGATGAGGCTACTAACGGAATTGAAGCCATCAAAATGGTACAGGAAAAATCCTATGACATCGTTCTGATGGATATACGCATGCCAAAAATGGATGGCTATGAAGCCTCTGAGGGCATCCGGAAACTGGGCGACAAATACAAGGACATGCCCATCATAGCCCTGACAGCAGATACCACCGCAGAATTTAATACCGATAAAAGAGCCAGATATATCAACGATGTAATCACCAAACCTTTTAGTCCTCAGGCTTTATATGCCATGATTGTCAGGTATACCTCTGGTAAGGATGAGGTACAAAAAACACATTTTCTCCATCCTATAGAGCGTGAGCATGATGGTAAGCAAGAGAACGAATTGTTGAGATTAGATTTTGAGAAAGCAGAAGATCCTTTCAGAGAAGACGCTGATAAAGTAGTCAGGTTTTATGAGATGGCAATACGCTCTCTTTTAGCTTATCGGGAAAATTATATGAAGGCACTTCAGGAGCAGGATAAGAAATTGATCAGTGATGCCATGCACAAAGCCAAAGTGTTGATTGATATGCTGGGGCTGAATGGTTTTTACGAAAAAATGTACCGTACCCGAAGGAAAATGGAAGCCGGATCTCCCGTAGCTATCATAGAAGAAGAAGGAGCAGAAATCAGTAAAGATATTGATCTTTTATTAGTAGGTATACAACAGCGGTTGGATGTAGTCAGACAAAGCTGA